TCCTGCGCACCCCGGCCGACCACAGCTGAAAGTCCGCATCGAAGTTGCGCCCGAACTCGACACCCCCGTGCAGGGAGTTGTATTCGCGGGTGTTGTAGCCGAGGTCCACCCCCACCCGGCGGTTCCGGAAGTCCTTCTCGAACCGTTTGAATTCCTCCGAGTAGCTGGCCTCAGGACTCAGCCGGTTCCGGAACTCCACCCCGACCGACTGATCGATCTCCCAACTCCGGAGGACTCCGGTCTGGCTCCAGTAGATGTTGTAGTTCGAGCCGTATTGAATCTGCTCAAACGTGCCGCTTCGCACCCAGAACGTCTTCTCGACCGCCGAGTCGATCTCGCGGCGGTCGTCATCTGTGATCTGACCCACGGCATCCAGATTCTCGCGCAGCCGGTTGCCCAAGTGCGTATATCGGACGTGGAAGTGACCCGTCGGAGAATCGTACGACGGCCGGACGTAGAACGCCTCGGTGCCCTTGCGAAACGGGCCCCAACGCTGGACCACCTGGGCGGTCATGCCGAACAGCTTCGAGAAAAAGAGGTGCGTGTGGAAGCTGACCGACCCCTGGTCCAGGCCACCGAGGCGCCGGTTGCCCACCATCAGCGCCACCGATGACCGTCCGAAGACGTCGCGCTGAACCCTCCCAACGGCGACATTGGCTCGCCCCTGATCAGTGATCGGGTCGGTCCACGTCGTGAGGAACGTCGTGGTCCAGGGGCCCTGCTTGCCGAGGACCTTTCCACCGACGAGGATGTCCTCGATCCGGCGCGAGTAGAAGGTCCGAATCCGCTGTTTGAACAGCTCCGAGCCTTCCAGAAAGAACTGCCGCTTCTCAGGCAGCGACACCTCGAAGCGGGTCAGGTTGACCTGCTCGACGTCCGCTTCGATCGTTGCGAAGTCCGGGTTGAGCGTGCCGTAGACCGAGGTCTGTGGGGTGACGCTGTACCGCGCGTCCAGGCCGGCTTGCCAGTCCGTCGTCGTGCGCTCCTGCAGGCGGGTGAAACCGTACGGGATGATCTGGTGAGCCCGTGGCGGCGCAGGCAGGTCCAGGCCTGCCCATTGACCGGCTTGCGACACGCGGGCCAGGCTGTCGAGCGGTCCGGCCCACGAACTGAACTCCAGGGTGCGTCGACGCTCACGACCAAGGTTGAGACCCCAGACGCGGTCCTTCCCCGCCGCGTATTTCACCGTCGAGAGGGGAATCGCGAACTCGGCCGACCACCCCACGTCGGTGCGTTTCGCAGCCGACCGCCACGGGCCATCCCAGGTGTTGTCGGTCTGCCGGCCATCGTCAATGATGCGGCCGTCCATCTGGGTGCCAAGCGGATTGGTGAAGAAGTAGTAACCGGTTTGCCGGTCATCGGCGGTGTCGAGTACGACCACGACCGAGTCGTCAGAGAGCAGATCCCCGTCGCGTTGCGTCAGTCTGGCGGTAA
Above is a window of Acidobacteriota bacterium DNA encoding:
- a CDS encoding DUF5916 domain-containing protein — translated: MRFRVVLLTITALAASAAGASAQSSAPRSFQLRAATLTTPPVIDGVVNDGEWRGAAIATDFIQFQPQRGQRASTKTVVFIALDTRYIYVAFRCWDDQPLTARLTQRDGDLLSDDSVVVVLDTADDRQTGYYFFTNPLGTQMDGRIIDDGRQTDNTWDGPWRSAAKRTDVGWSAEFAIPLSTVKYAAGKDRVWGLNLGRERRRTLEFSSWAGPLDSLARVSQAGQWAGLDLPAPPRAHQIIPYGFTRLQERTTTDWQAGLDARYSVTPQTSVYGTLNPDFATIEADVEQVNLTRFEVSLPEKRQFFLEGSELFKQRIRTFYSRRIEDILVGGKVLGKQGPWTTTFLTTWTDPITDQGRANVAVGRVQRDVFGRSSVALMVGNRRLGGLDQGSVSFHTHLFFSKLFGMTAQVVQRWGPFRKGTEAFYVRPSYDSPTGHFHVRYTHLGNRLRENLDAVGQITDDDRREIDSAVEKTFWVRSGTFEQIQYGSNYNIYWSQTGVLRSWEIDQSVGVEFRNRLSPEASYSEEFKRFEKDFRNRRVGVDLGYNTREYNSLHGGVEFGRNFDADFQLWSAGVRRKITDQLSAEYSLERLILTPDPGGENTWIHVIRANQSFTKDLFLRVFFQTNSAIDRRNLQAVFVWRYLPPFGTIQVAYQRGTAAFGQRSAQGHTLFLKATTVF